The nucleotide sequence CAGGGTGCCACTGGCACTTATCACACCGCATAGGTCACGAGCTCACACCCTGGGCCTCAGATGGAGGCTGCCATGTCCCACCTTCAAGTCCCAGATCTTAATCTGCGAGTCCATGGTGCCTGTTCCGAAGATGAGTCCATCAGGGTGGAACTGTGCACAGGTGAGAGCtgtggaggagggacaggaagCTGTGGTCAGAGCCCACGGGAGAGGCCAGCACAGCAAAAGGGGCCTCTCTTCACATTGTTCACCGTGCCCGGTAAAACGCCTGGCACCCGGCCGGCACTGGTGGTAAATAAATCTTAAGAACAAAGGAGCAAATGATTaagtaaaacatataaataaatgataagcaGCAAAAGAACAGACAGAGCCCAGTGCCTCTATGACAACTTACAGCAGCCAGAGGTCTCATCTGTCACCTTGGTGAGCACACGCCCTGTCTGGATGTCAGAGAAGGCCCAGTACTGAAAAAATAGAGACAGCGAGCCAGTAAGAAAGTGGGTGCCCAACAGGAAGGTGTTCCCTCCTCCCCGGATCTTCAAGCTTGGAGACCAGCAGGGCTCTGCAGGGTCTGGGCTGGGACCGCACCTGGTCATCGGAGGAGCTCAGGAGATAGTCCCCAGTGGCATGGAGGCTGAGGCCCGTCACTGCGCTCTCATGGGCCCGAACAACCTGCACACAAGAGGCATTCGGGACCGACCAAATCCTGATAGTAGCATCTGGGGAGGCAGAAAACACCAGCtcctaaaaggaaaaacaagaggcAAAATATCAGAGGCAGAAGAGATCGACCCCAACAGTCTTAcaaaaggggggtggggatggcCATGAGCCCAACAACTGCTTCTCTTTCAGACCTGTCCTGCCCAGAACCATCCATCCAACTGGTGATGTGTGAGAGCCAATGGTAAACGCCATTTAAAATGGTAACTCAAACAGCATTGGCCTAGAAGAGAAGGCTTCACTGTCTAGTGGTAAGAAGGGTTAACTGTAGCAGAGAGCAATCTCCCATGCCCTGTTTCTAGTACCAAAGAGGGAAAGCTGACCGGTACAACTGAGGAActgagtttttttaattttagtttatttcactCTGTTCAAATAGACACATGTAGCTAGCTAATGGCTACTGTCAGGAACAGCGTACTTCTGAACAGAACAGCAGAGGGTCTGTGAGGGTCTGCAAGGGCCTATTTTGCTGCATCACAGACTCCAGGATTTCAGGAGCAAGTTAATCCTCAGAAagatttggggcagagagagaacttCTACCGTGTACACGCACCAATTATTTGGGTTAGGACATTAAACACCATAAGGTAAAAACAACTACTATCTTTCATTGACACGATTTCATAAGAGAAACAACTTCTCCACACCTGGCCGCAGGAAAGGAGTGCctcccattttaaaaacatttagttttatgaaaaatccacagtatTCACCTATTTCTAATTTCCTTAAGGGACAGGGAAGAGGCTAATTGGGAAGCACAGACCCAGCCACAATCCTACAGTCTTAGACCCAAACCGTCCCAGACCTAAAGACTCAAATCCCACAATGTCACTAATCTGGTCTGAAGGCTGCCTGTACCATCTAAGCCAGCAACTCCATCAATTTTAGCCCGCACCATGTTCAACGGTTGATGTCAAGTTCCCCCCGACCCCGCAGGACCATGGGAATGTGGACGCACCTGTCCTTCCCAGATATGTTAAGATTTTGCTCAGCTTTGTTTTCCATAGTCTGTACTATAAACACTACAggactttcttccttttcctaacACGCCACGTGCCTATGAGTCTGCTTATTCCAGCTctcatttcctccctttccctgggcTGAAGGCCACTGCTTTAGGGGCTTCTGCACGGAGGACAGGGCGACCCACGGCTGTAAACAAAGGCCTTGAAGGGCCCACTCTGGAGGCTCAGTGCTCCTCCTCGGGCCCACTTCACTTCACAAGGACACGGCACGGCGCTGGGTGACTGGGTCTGCAACCCTAAACCACCGAAACCAGAGCACAGGAATGAGGGACCCAGGGTGACTGGCAGGACCCTTTACCTGGGAAGGGTGGAACACCACACTGGTGACTTTCTTGGTATGGCCTTTGAGGGTGGCCAGGATTTGCTCAGAACTCTTGTCGAAGACGACAACATTTTTATCCGCCCCTCCTGGAAAGGACCCAAACGAGATCCAACAGTGAGTCATGCCCACCCGCACCCCTCGGCTGAAGACGGTACTTTTGCCCCCAGGCCCATGCAGAGGACAGGAGCGTGCCCCTACCCTGCCGCCCTCCCCGCCTCGGCCCGCGGGGCCAGACCAGCTCTCACCAGTGAGGATCTTGTTGGTGTCGGCAGGGCAGAGGTCCAGGGCGAGGATCCCAGGAATGCTGGCACTGTGCAAGCCCTGAGCGGAGGGCGCGACACCAAACCCAGTCACGGCCGAACCGAGGCCAGCCACGAAGCCACGCAACGCCCCCACTTCCACCCCGGGCCCAGGGGAACAAGAGTGACTTCTGTTCCTTATCCGCTGTGCTTGGCCTTCTGCCTGGAGGCGGCACGTCCCTCGCCGCACTACTGGGAAAGCCAGCCCCGGGCAAGAAGACAAGCCCTGGGACGCAGTGGCCGGGGCCCCCAGGCAGCTCTAcagccccccggcccccccacgCTGGCCCGCCCACCCCAGCAACAGCTGCAACACCCCGCCTCCCAGTTAGCGGGGACCTGGCCACTCACCACGTGGGATGCCACCTGCCGGTATTTGCTCAGCTCCTCCGGCTTCACCAGCTCCTCAGGCACAGTCTTCCCTctctgagaaaaaggaaaagcgcCCCCCACAAAAGCAGTAGTGAGTGCAGGATTCGGCGAGCCCCCTTTCCCCTAAGGCGTCAGCCGCCTCCACCGGCCAGCCCTCTCCTGGCTCTGGAGGACTCACCTTCTTACGCTCCGTGGTCAGCACGGTGGCCTTGTCTTGGAGCTagggaagagaggggaacaggCGCAACGTGAGACCAAGCACTCTGCCAGGCCAGCGGCACGCCAGACGCTGGTCACATCTAGGCCTTCACAAGTGGCACCCACACCTGCGATCTGCCGAGTTCTGTGCTAAAGGCTCACGTGCATTACCTCCACTTACTTTCCCCAACCTGATGAGGAGGTGCAATGACCTTACTTCACACAGGAGGACACTGAGCCTCGGGGGAGTGaggtcacttgcccaaggcctcAGAGGGGACAAATGGCTGAGTGGGCACCTGAGCCAGCAGTGCAGGGCTCCCAGACCGAGTTCACACGTGTGCACCAGGAGGTTGCAAGCTGAGCAGGGAAAGTGCTCGGACAAGACACAAACGAGCAGCTCCGACAAAAGGAGAGGCCGTGAGTACGACAGAGGCGCTGGCCCTGGAATCGGGCCCGCTCGGCCTCTTGGGAGCCTGCCTTTGAATCCGAGCCTCAGGTTCTCCATCTGTCCTGTCTCCCTCGAAAATGTGTAACAAAGCATTCTACGACCTGCAAAGAACCCCGATAACAGTAAGAGCTCCAAACTGCACTACCAGTAACTACAATCTTGTAAATTCCACAAGCCTACAAAATAGACACCGTTTACTCTCGGTCTGGAAGGGAAACGGGACATGGAGTCGGTTGAGTCGGCCCAAGGTCCTGGGCTTGTCAGCGGTGACCTCAGAGCACGAACGCAGGCAGTGCGGGCCGAGGCCGCGCTCAGCACCACTCTGCTGAGTGACCGCACACGGAGCGGTGTTTCTAGTCACACCGCACTCAAGGCGGACGGCGGGAGGGGACCGAGGGCTGACCAGCATCCCCACCAAGTGACCTCCAGCAACTCACCTTCTGGATAATCTCGGGGGTCATTCCCACCAGCTCACCCAAATCCATCGGCTCGCCTGCACCCTGAAGACGAGAGGTAGAGGTGAGGAGGGCACAGAACGCCAAAGACTCCTGCAGGAGAGCCACGTGAGACCCCACACACCAGGGGCTGCTGACgggcggggaggggtggacaCTCACCGCGACACTCGGCTGCGAGCTCGGCACGGCCTGGGGCACGATGAGACCGGCCTGGGGTTTCAGGGTAGCCAGAGCTGGGAGAGAAGAACACGTTAGAAACGGGGGATTACAAAGCAGGACCGGCCCAGAGGGGGGAGTGGCGGGGCGGAGGCTGCACCTTCTCGGGCAGCAGTAACTTCCTTGGTGAGACGGGCAATGACACGGCAGGCGGCGTCGTGCTGGTAGAGCGCGTGGGACAGCTCCTGGCGGGTCGTCTGCAGCTGCTGGCGCAGAGTGAAGCTGTGCAGCATGACTGCATCCTGGGGGGAGGGACACGCCAccgtgaggggtggggagggtcagggagcaCCCAGCAGGAGAGGCCAGGTTAGGAGGACACGGCCTCCTCCTTCCACGGCCGGGACCGTGCACGCGCTGGCAGCCGCTCCGGAGCTCCTGCCCCATGCCAACACGGGGCGCCGAGAGGAGTGGCAGCCGGCTCTCTCCCACCCCCGTCTCCACTGATTTACTGGCAAATCTCAGTGCCACgcggccgccccccaccccgtgtcGGGGTAATAATGCCACTGCCGACATTTAGGACTGCCCTCATTGTGTCGGGTGCCGTGCGAGACGGTCACTCAAGACGTATTCATTCCTTCATCTTGCAGAGCACCTACTACGTACCAGGTGCTGCTCCTGGTGCTGCAGATACACCCACAAATGAGACAAGTCTGTGACGTCACGAGGGTGACACTCTAAACTTATTCTAATTCTTCCCGAACCCGGAGAGATCGGCCCAAGTTCTTGTCACGGTCAGGAAACCCAGCACTCACATCTGAGCGAGGTGCCCAAGGACACGTGGCAAGTGAGCAAGGGAGCTAAACCTGGACCCCGGACCTGTGCGACTTCGACAACCGGCCGCCGCCCCCTCCATGATCGTCCTGCTCCTCCAAACAGAACACGAGGCTCCGTCCTTCCCACCCGAGTCCTAGTGCCGTGGTCCACCCTCCTCAAGTAGGGAGCTGCCGGTTCCCTTCCAGGGACTCACCCACTCATCCTGCAAGGCTTTCAGGATGGCTGGGATGCTGGTGGCAGAGGGAGGCTTGGGCCGGATGGGGTGAGCAACTGCCAAGAGAGGGAGAGCGGATGCGAAGAACCGTAAGGCggggactctccctctccccgtccccccccttccccttcagCCTGCGTGAACAGAGCACTATCTCCCTCTCTGGGGGCCGGCGCCACCTCCCACCCTGTCAAGCTTGGAGTTACAACAGCCCTGGATGGAGGCCAGCCGCCAGGCACCTTTGATGTCGATGAGCTGCTCCTCGGACAGGGGCTGGTTGTTGATGGGGTCTGTGCCATTCTCCGCAATATACTTCTCAATGAGCCGCCGCTCATAAACATGATTAGAGACAGGGGACACGCATGGGTGCTCGGGCACTTCATTGGAGACTGTGGAGAAAAGGCAGGCAGTGAGCTTGGGGTGGTGAAAGGGACCTCGGGACAAGGGGACGCCTGACAGGCTACTGGCCCCAACAAAACATGTCCCCACACTCAACAGAAAGCAGGACGTGACAACCAGTTTTGTGGCGCCCCCGTATCTGTACGGCTACACGACTAGCTTCTCCATCGCTCTCCTGACAGGCAGTCAACAAATGATTCTGCGCGACTGCGATGTGTCACGCACCTACAGAGCAGTCGATAATCCCCACCCATCTCCGTTTGGAACAAAGATGCTTCGGCACCCATTATGCTCTATGACACAGATACAGACGGCCACTCAAATCGCTACCTAGAGCCTCGGTGGATTAATAGACAAAGAAATCACACAGCAACGTGACAAGCGTTATAACAAGAAGAAACATTTATGTGGTGTTTCTCAGGTGCCACGCATGACTGTAAACGCTTTCCATTGATTAACTCATCCTCACAACCCCCAACAGAGGTATCATTTACATGCCGGCCCCAGTAGACGATGCACCCCTTGAGGATAGGGATTATGGCTGGTCTCTGACTTCCAGTACAATGCAGATGCCCAGCAGGCACCCAGTAAACATCTCGTGTAAACATCTAAAGGAAGGATGGCGCTgggaatgggggcggggggggggaaccttCCGCAAGATTGAGAGGGGACAACCAACGAGAAAACACTCTGCAAGCTGCAATCTCTTCAATATGAAAGATTCCTTTTTCTAGCCctcatttcccttcctccctgtttTTGGATTTATGGAAGGGTTCCGAGAAGAgcagggcggggaggaggggggggggggcggctggagAGCTGGAAGCAAACAGAGAAGGGGATGATCTCGTAACCTGACGGAACAATGAGAATGCAAAACCGATGCGCGCCGCATTAAAATACCAAAAGGAAAGACTGCGCAAGGCACGAAAAAGGCATGGATTCAGGGGGCAGAGAAACTAGCCCCACCGCCCATGCGACACTCTCCTTGAGCCTTgcatcctcatctgtaaaacccGGATCGTCACGTCTGTTCTGGAGAATTCttgtgagaataaaatgagatcacAGACTTGGAAACGGGGCGTAGACGAAAAGGCTTTATAAATGTGCGCTGTGTTTGGTGGTCGTGCAGCCTGAGGCTGGGAGCCAGGGGCCTGGATTCCAGCCCTGTCACTGCCTCcaactcactgtgtgaccttcgCAAACTGCAGAATCTCTGACTACTCGCGCGGGACCTCCGGCGTCAGCCCGTGCAAATGAATGCCCTctttctgcagatgaggaaactgaggcccagagcctgCGCCAGATCACAAAGCCAATCGGGAAGGGAGGTCCTGCACAAGCCCGATTCCTACACCACAGCTGTCTCCCTGCACCAAGCTCCCTCCATCCAGGCCTCAGTTCACTGCGTAAACGAGGTGGCTGGCCTCAGTGACGTCTGCGACAATAAACTTGAGGCGTTATGTAAACTGTGAAGCGCTGCGCAAATGCACCTCacgctgaggaggaggaggatcccCGCGCTGACAAGCCGCCGCCCTGCCCCCCGGGAGCCCTGCTGTCGCCTCCGCCCCGACCCCGGCACCGCAGCGGCCCGCAGCTCCTCCCGCTCCGCGCTCCGGCCCCCTGCGACCCGCGATCGGCCGCAGCCGACACTCACTCGAGCAGATCAGGGACATGGCGCCGTCGCTGCGCTCCGAGGCGCCTGGCACCGGGCTCCGGGATTCGCTTCTGCGCCGCCGCGGGCCGCTTCCGGTCCCCCGCTGTTTCCGGGACGCTCCGCGGCTGGCGGGGAGCGGCCCCGCCGAGCGATGCTCGCGTAGAGCTTCACGTGGGGCTGCGGCCGGTCGCGCGCCTCAGCCTCCAGCACCTAACGGAAACTGCCCTTTCCCACAATGCAGCCGGGCAGGAAAGGGCCCGCCAGGGAATACTCGGCCATTTCCGGACAGGCTCGGCTCCTTCCGTAAAGCGCTCCCGGGGGCGGACACGAAGTCGGAACTACATTTCCCACAATGCAGTGGGAATTTAAAGCCAATGCGAGGAACGAGGTTTTGTCGAGACCGGCGCTGCGCTGGTCCGTGGGACCGTCGTCTTGCAAACTTCTTAGCGTATGAGAATTTCCTGATgaacttgttaaaatgcatattcccGGGGTCTGCCTTAGACAGTATGTATTTTCAGGGCGTACTCCACGTGATTCTGAGGCAGGTGTATCTAGGACTGCCCTTTGAAAGACACTGCTAGGTGACCGGGGAAGAAAGCGCAGatacagagggacagagaaactaGCACTGGCCAAGAAATGGTTCTGGTCCTGCCCCTGCTACCAATTCGcgctgtgatcttgggcaagtcatcaccttttctgcccctttcctgcacGACTTAGCTAGGCTGGAAGAGCTCAGATCTGTCGGTTCTAAGTGGATACCTGTAGGATAGGATTAAGGAATCATGTACCGAACACGTGGTGTGGACTATAAGGGATCCAGACAAAGCAGGACAGACGGGTGTGATCAGTGAAGTCTTCTTGGCCGAAGAGGTGTGAATGAGCTGGATTTTGACAGGTGGGCAATATTCAGATAGGAGAGAGCAGAGGGCATCCCAAGAGGAGGAAGAGCATGCACATAGGCTTGGAGAGAAGCACGGCTGCAGGTATATAGGGCAGTAAGGCATAGTGGTCAAGAGCATGGACTCTGAAGCCAGCCTGTGGGTGCTCTAATCCCAGCTCACCCAGCTAGCAAACTGTATGACATTCTctccttaatttcctcatctgtaaaataacaaAGGTTGAACTAACTCACAGGGTTGTTGCGAGGAGTTAATATTAAAAAGTGCTTTGTACTTTGACACATAATAAGTACGACACACGCGTTCGTGTTTGTTACCATTATCCCTGAAGCCAAGCAAGATTGTCCAAACCACTATGATCTCTCCCTTGCAGCAGTAAAATAGCATCCTAATTGGTCTTGTTTCCAGCCTAGCCTCCTTCTAATCCACTTTGTATAGAACAGCCAGTGATCCCCTTTCCATGAAAAATCTATTTCTGCTATTCCTCaggcttttcattcattcaacaaatattgattgggTGCCTCCGTGCCAGACTCCGCTCTGGTAACTGGAGATACAAATGGTGATGGCCAACAAGGTTTCTGCTGTCTTGGAGCTTACgttctttgggggaggggagtggcatAGACAATCAACTCTAAGAAGAAAATTCCAGAGAGTGGTAAGGGCCAAGAATAACACAAATCAGAGAAAGACGGATGGGAAGTGGTGGATGGGAGAGATGGGCTGCATTACGAGGGGTATTCAGGGAGGGCAtgtctgaggaggtgacatttttgCTGAGACCTGAATGAGGGAGAGTATTCCTGGCAGAGAAAACTGGCCCCCAAGTCCTGTACCATCTAGCCCCTACTGACCTCCACCACCTGATCTTCTCTCCAGCTTCCCTTTCAAGTCCTCAAACTTACTCCCTCTGGCTGGTTTCACTACTTGTGCCTGGCacacctccctcctctctcctcccctcctatTGCCTCCAAAGGAAACTTCAGTCTCATTTTAAATGGCACT is from Neofelis nebulosa isolate mNeoNeb1 chromosome 10, mNeoNeb1.pri, whole genome shotgun sequence and encodes:
- the PRPF19 gene encoding pre-mRNA-processing factor 19, which encodes MSLICSISNEVPEHPCVSPVSNHVYERRLIEKYIAENGTDPINNQPLSEEQLIDIKVAHPIRPKPPSATSIPAILKALQDEWDAVMLHSFTLRQQLQTTRQELSHALYQHDAACRVIARLTKEVTAAREALATLKPQAGLIVPQAVPSSQPSVAGAGEPMDLGELVGMTPEIIQKLQDKATVLTTERKKRGKTVPEELVKPEELSKYRQVASHVGLHSASIPGILALDLCPADTNKILTGGADKNVVVFDKSSEQILATLKGHTKKVTSVVFHPSQELVFSASPDATIRIWSVPNASCVQVVRAHESAVTGLSLHATGDYLLSSSDDQYWAFSDIQTGRVLTKVTDETSGCSLTCAQFHPDGLIFGTGTMDSQIKIWDLKERTNVANFPGHSGPITSIAFSENGYYLATAADDSSVKLWDLRKLKNFKTLQLDNNFEVKSLIFDQSGTYLALGGTDVQIYICKQWTEILHFTEHSGLTTGVAFGHHAKFIASTGMDRSLKFYSL